A window of the Verrucomicrobiota bacterium genome harbors these coding sequences:
- a CDS encoding RibD family protein, with product MKPDSNQSSPRRPFVLVNMSMAADGKIATANRAVSSFSSAGDQRHLLELRATADAVMCGARTADLNRITLGPGGGAFRRARIRRGLREFNLRIVVSPSGTLDPRAHLFADRRSPVVVLTTSRCPATRLARLREVADVVRVCGCRAIEWDPTLRWLRTEWKVHRLLCEGGGELNSALFRAGIVDEIHVTLCPKIIGGREAPTISDGLGGKLRDAAKFEIQSVRRTGDEFFLVLAAHA from the coding sequence GTGAAACCGGACTCCAATCAGTCCAGTCCACGCCGGCCGTTTGTGCTGGTCAATATGTCGATGGCCGCGGACGGCAAGATCGCCACCGCCAACCGCGCGGTTTCGTCCTTCAGCAGCGCGGGAGATCAGCGCCACCTCCTCGAGTTGCGCGCAACGGCCGACGCGGTGATGTGCGGCGCGCGGACGGCGGACTTGAACCGGATCACGCTCGGCCCCGGTGGCGGGGCATTTCGCAGGGCGCGAATCCGGCGCGGGCTTCGCGAGTTCAACCTCCGCATCGTCGTTTCGCCATCCGGCACGCTCGATCCACGGGCGCACTTGTTCGCGGACCGCAGGTCACCCGTCGTCGTGCTCACGACTTCACGCTGCCCGGCTACGCGGCTTGCACGGTTGCGCGAGGTCGCGGATGTGGTGCGCGTGTGCGGTTGCCGCGCCATCGAATGGGACCCGACGCTTCGCTGGCTGCGCACGGAATGGAAAGTCCACCGCCTGCTCTGCGAAGGCGGCGGCGAACTCAACAGTGCGCTGTTCCGCGCCGGGATCGTGGACGAAATCCACGTCACGCTTTGTCCGAAGATTATCGGAGGGCGCGAGGCGCCGACGATTTCAGATGGGCTGGGTGGAAAGCTCCGTGACGCGGCGAAGTTTGAGATCCAATCGGTGCGCCGGACCGGGGATGAGTTCTTCCTCGTCTTGGCCGCGCACGCATGA
- a CDS encoding penicillin-binding protein 2, with the protein MGLEFSRIVRSVARARAVFVPRRLPVTRDRLRARRHSCLCRMKHLMSSSGRLIFLASLLVLGFCGLGFRLVELQVLRHGELRELAEVNTRRTHSIEPRRGDIRDIKGNLLATSHVVKHVVANPSLIGDRAADVARVLAPHLRIPEAELVRKLTPVSQLDDSGVVVTNRWVSLKKKVPLESWKSLTAAMATLDFGYDEKAERKLPKAQRQAFVAIRHRAIYAEQPDLQLREYPNRTLASHILGYTGTAERKFNNRTYTDYVGMDGIELALDSRLNGVRGWVQTAETRRGQEVVTMRQQDVEPRNGYNVVLTVDSGLQHILESELAAGVKRHDPVAAHAIMVRPRTGEILAMATMPDYDPNRPGDGPAENRRNRLITDIMEPGSTFKAVTIAAALDAQRVTLSETIDCANNKFFYAGKWLHEHESRGYGVISVEQIIAKSSNIGAAKIGIKLGQESLHASIRGFGFGSQSGIPLRGEQWGIVHPIKDWTPLSISRVPMGHEVAVTPLQMCMAFATIANGGKLMRPMLVDRFEGDRGQVVMKIQPQIIRQAISPETAKLMTQALKVVVSTNGTALKARLDYYIVAGKTGTAQKAGRNGYMPGKYFSSFIGYFPADNPELCIAVIFDEPHTGGYYGGIVAAPVFKGIAERAANYLNIRPDHAPAQPMVVSGRTPARPARAN; encoded by the coding sequence ATGGGGTTGGAGTTTTCACGTATTGTCCGGTCCGTCGCGCGCGCACGAGCCGTCTTCGTGCCCCGTCGACTGCCGGTCACTCGCGACAGGCTTCGCGCCCGACGACATTCTTGCCTTTGCCGCATGAAGCACCTCATGTCCTCGTCCGGTCGGCTGATTTTCCTGGCCTCGCTGCTGGTGCTGGGATTCTGCGGACTCGGCTTCCGGTTGGTTGAGCTTCAAGTGCTCCGGCACGGCGAATTGCGTGAACTCGCCGAGGTCAACACACGTCGCACACACTCCATCGAACCGCGCCGCGGCGACATCCGCGACATCAAGGGCAACCTGCTCGCCACGAGTCACGTTGTGAAGCACGTCGTCGCCAATCCCTCGCTCATTGGCGACCGCGCCGCCGACGTCGCGCGCGTCCTCGCCCCGCACTTGCGAATCCCGGAGGCTGAACTCGTCCGCAAGCTCACGCCCGTCTCGCAGCTTGATGACTCCGGCGTCGTCGTCACCAATCGCTGGGTCTCGCTCAAGAAAAAAGTCCCGCTCGAGTCGTGGAAGAGTCTGACTGCGGCGATGGCCACGCTCGACTTTGGCTACGATGAGAAGGCCGAGCGCAAGCTTCCCAAAGCCCAGCGGCAGGCGTTCGTCGCGATCCGACACAGGGCGATTTACGCCGAACAACCCGACCTCCAGCTGCGCGAGTATCCGAACCGTACCCTTGCCTCGCATATCCTCGGCTACACCGGCACAGCCGAGCGCAAGTTCAACAACCGCACTTACACCGACTATGTGGGGATGGACGGCATCGAACTCGCGCTCGACTCCAGGCTGAACGGTGTTCGCGGCTGGGTGCAGACCGCGGAGACACGCCGAGGGCAGGAAGTCGTGACGATGCGCCAGCAGGACGTCGAGCCGCGCAACGGATACAACGTGGTGCTCACCGTCGACTCCGGCCTCCAGCACATCCTCGAGTCCGAACTCGCCGCCGGCGTCAAGCGGCACGATCCCGTGGCCGCGCACGCCATCATGGTCCGCCCGCGCACGGGCGAAATCCTTGCGATGGCAACGATGCCCGACTACGACCCGAACCGCCCGGGCGACGGGCCAGCCGAGAATCGCCGCAACCGGCTCATCACAGACATCATGGAACCCGGCAGCACGTTCAAGGCGGTCACAATCGCCGCGGCGCTCGACGCGCAGCGCGTCACGCTCTCGGAGACCATCGATTGCGCGAACAACAAGTTCTTCTACGCCGGCAAGTGGCTTCACGAGCACGAGTCGCGCGGCTACGGCGTGATTTCCGTCGAGCAGATCATCGCCAAGTCCTCGAACATCGGCGCGGCGAAGATCGGCATCAAACTCGGACAGGAGAGCCTGCACGCCTCCATTCGCGGCTTTGGCTTTGGCAGCCAGAGCGGCATTCCACTCCGGGGCGAACAATGGGGCATCGTGCACCCGATCAAGGACTGGACACCGCTCTCCATCTCGCGCGTGCCGATGGGCCACGAGGTGGCTGTAACGCCGCTGCAGATGTGCATGGCGTTTGCCACGATCGCGAATGGCGGCAAGCTCATGCGCCCGATGCTCGTGGATCGCTTCGAGGGTGACCGCGGCCAGGTCGTCATGAAGATCCAGCCGCAGATCATTCGTCAGGCCATCTCTCCCGAGACGGCCAAGCTCATGACCCAGGCCCTCAAGGTCGTGGTCTCCACCAACGGCACCGCGCTCAAGGCCCGGCTCGATTACTACATTGTCGCGGGAAAGACCGGCACGGCGCAGAAGGCCGGGCGCAACGGCTACATGCCCGGCAAATACTTCAGCAGCTTCATCGGCTACTTCCCCGCCGACAACCCGGAGCTCTGCATCGCGGTGATCTTCGATGAACCGCACACCGGCGGTTACTACGGCGGGATCGTCGCGGCACCGGTCTTCAAGGGCATCGCCGAGCGCGCCGCCAATTACCTGAACATCCGGCCCGACCACGCGCCCGCGCAACCGATGGTGGTCTCGGGCCGGACACCTGCGCGCCCTGCCCGCGCCAACTAG
- a CDS encoding response regulator, which yields MSNPRPNGGKALAPRAKRKLRARVAGRAAGVRVARGPGEAPPDLRGMRDGDGPYADRAAHPLPGLILLDLKLPKRSGHEVLAWLGQQSGLSPIPAVVPSPSQQAADIDAAFRRGANSYLVKPVLFDDRVSTGAQFIP from the coding sequence ATGAGCAACCCGCGCCCCAACGGCGGCAAGGCACTTGCGCCCCGCGCGAAGCGAAAGCTGCGCGCCCGCGTGGCGGGCCGTGCGGCCGGGGTTCGAGTCGCGCGCGGGCCGGGTGAAGCCCCGCCGGATCTCCGGGGCATGCGCGATGGCGACGGGCCTTACGCGGACCGCGCCGCGCACCCGTTGCCCGGATTGATCCTGCTCGACTTGAAACTCCCGAAGCGCTCGGGCCACGAAGTCCTCGCGTGGCTCGGGCAGCAAAGCGGGTTGAGTCCCATCCCGGCCGTCGTTCCCAGCCCGTCGCAGCAAGCCGCCGACATCGACGCCGCGTTTCGACGCGGCGCAAACTCCTACCTCGTAAAACCCGTGCTGTTCGACGACCGTGTGTCAACCGGAGCGCAGTTCATCCCATGA
- the rsmH gene encoding 16S rRNA (cytosine(1402)-N(4))-methyltransferase RsmH: MTELTHKPVLLPQVLEALRPRAGSRLVDGTIGLGGHASALLMASAPDGLLLGCDLDGAALEIASRRLEPFTGRFELQRMNFAGLAQWIQPGSCGGMLLDLGVSSAQLDSPARGFSFQNDGPLDMRMDCNSPMTAATLCNTASAAELARMFADFSDEPHARRIARAIESERQSHTFETTGQLARLVERINPRCGSRSHPATRVFQALRMAVNDELASLRSGLAAALEILAPGGRLAVITFHSIEDRITKNFGRDAARDYSVPGAEDIPELRQARQPLLRVLTRKPVVPDAAEIAANPRARSAQLRVFEKL; the protein is encoded by the coding sequence GTGACGGAACTCACTCACAAGCCAGTGCTGTTGCCGCAAGTGCTCGAGGCCCTGCGGCCGCGGGCGGGCAGCCGCCTCGTCGACGGAACGATCGGTTTGGGTGGACACGCGTCGGCGCTGTTGATGGCCAGCGCGCCGGATGGGCTGCTTCTTGGATGCGATCTCGATGGCGCCGCGCTTGAGATCGCGTCGCGCCGACTCGAACCATTTACCGGGAGGTTCGAGCTGCAAAGGATGAATTTCGCCGGGCTGGCCCAGTGGATCCAGCCGGGGTCGTGCGGCGGGATGCTGCTGGATCTCGGGGTCAGCTCGGCCCAACTGGATTCGCCAGCCCGCGGGTTCAGTTTTCAGAACGACGGGCCCTTGGACATGAGAATGGACTGCAATTCGCCGATGACGGCCGCGACGCTCTGCAATACTGCGAGCGCCGCGGAACTCGCGCGCATGTTCGCGGACTTCTCGGACGAACCGCACGCCCGTCGCATCGCCCGAGCCATCGAGAGCGAACGTCAATCCCATACCTTTGAGACCACCGGGCAACTCGCGAGACTAGTCGAGCGCATCAACCCCCGCTGCGGCAGCAGGTCGCATCCCGCGACCAGGGTGTTTCAGGCGCTGCGCATGGCCGTGAATGACGAACTGGCCTCGCTGCGGTCGGGCCTCGCGGCTGCGCTCGAGATTCTCGCCCCCGGCGGCCGTCTGGCCGTGATCACGTTCCATTCCATCGAAGACAGGATCACCAAGAACTTTGGCCGCGACGCGGCCCGCGACTATTCCGTGCCGGGTGCGGAGGACATTCCCGAATTGCGCCAGGCGCGCCAGCCCCTGCTCCGGGTGCTCACACGCAAGCCGGTGGTGCCAGATGCCGCCGAGATCGCCGCCAACCCGCGCGCTCGGAGCGCCCAACTTCGAGTGTTCGAGAAGCTCTAG
- a CDS encoding UDP-N-acetylmuramoyl-L-alanyl-D-glutamate--2,6-diaminopimelate ligase, protein MQVRELAAQLAPTKVEGPLDLEISGITYDSRRVTPGMVFVAMKGANVDGHDFIAPAVARGAAAVVCERNGFATTRTAKIIVSDSRAALACASLAYFGRPSCRLKVAGVTGTNGKTTVTFMLKQMLEASGVRTGLLGTVGYEIGGRILPAPRTTPESLELQDMMAQMLRAGCGACVMEVSSHALDQQRVAGAEFDVGIFTNLTRDHLDYHRTMEDYFAAKLRLFTGWPHGAKRGVCVTNVDDPFGARIARETNAPATLGFGLSNRADIRAANIRLGRADTAFELHANGAAHPVRMPLIGRHNVYNALAAVGGALALDVPTAAVLKALRSMRAAPGRLEPVECAQPFAVFVDYAHTDDALRNVLTALRDVTTGRLLLAFGCGGNRDTGKRARMGKVAAQLSDACIITSDNPRNEPPAAIAVAIQEGWHAARADGYHVELDRRRAIDQVLAMARPGDTVLIAGKGHETYQEIQGTVAPFDDRLHAREALETLGAKGTR, encoded by the coding sequence ATGCAAGTCCGGGAACTCGCCGCCCAACTCGCCCCGACGAAAGTCGAGGGCCCGCTGGATTTGGAAATCTCCGGCATCACCTACGACTCGCGTCGCGTCACCCCGGGCATGGTGTTCGTCGCCATGAAGGGTGCAAACGTGGACGGCCACGACTTCATCGCCCCGGCGGTGGCTCGCGGCGCGGCGGCGGTTGTCTGCGAGCGCAACGGTTTCGCGACCACGCGCACGGCTAAAATCATCGTCAGTGATTCCCGTGCCGCCCTCGCTTGCGCGTCGCTTGCGTATTTTGGTCGCCCGAGCTGCAGGCTCAAGGTCGCGGGCGTCACCGGCACCAACGGCAAGACCACCGTCACCTTCATGCTCAAGCAAATGCTCGAGGCATCGGGTGTGCGCACCGGTCTGCTCGGCACGGTCGGTTACGAAATCGGCGGGCGCATCCTGCCTGCGCCGCGCACCACGCCTGAATCGCTCGAGTTGCAGGACATGATGGCTCAGATGCTCCGCGCCGGATGCGGCGCGTGCGTCATGGAAGTCAGCTCGCATGCGCTCGACCAGCAACGCGTGGCCGGCGCCGAGTTCGACGTGGGCATCTTCACCAACCTCACGCGGGACCACCTCGATTACCACCGGACGATGGAGGACTACTTCGCCGCCAAGCTGCGGCTCTTCACCGGATGGCCGCACGGCGCCAAGCGCGGCGTGTGCGTGACGAACGTGGATGATCCGTTCGGCGCGCGAATCGCACGGGAGACCAACGCCCCGGCGACGCTGGGATTTGGCCTGTCGAACCGTGCAGACATTCGTGCGGCAAACATCCGGCTCGGCCGCGCAGACACGGCGTTCGAACTGCACGCGAACGGCGCCGCGCACCCTGTCCGCATGCCACTCATCGGCCGGCACAATGTTTACAACGCGCTCGCCGCGGTCGGCGGAGCGCTCGCGCTCGACGTCCCGACGGCCGCCGTGCTCAAGGCGCTCCGCTCGATGCGCGCCGCGCCCGGCCGGCTGGAGCCCGTCGAGTGCGCGCAGCCGTTCGCCGTGTTTGTGGATTACGCCCACACGGACGACGCGCTGCGCAACGTGCTCACGGCGTTGCGCGACGTCACCACGGGCCGTCTATTGCTCGCGTTCGGCTGCGGGGGCAACCGCGACACGGGCAAACGCGCCAGGATGGGCAAAGTCGCCGCGCAGCTCAGCGACGCCTGCATCATCACAAGCGACAATCCGCGCAACGAGCCGCCCGCCGCCATCGCCGTCGCCATTCAGGAGGGCTGGCACGCCGCGCGCGCGGATGGTTACCACGTCGAACTCGACCGGCGCCGCGCCATCGACCAGGTGCTCGCGATGGCCCGACCCGGCGACACAGTCCTCATCGCCGGCAAAGGCCACGAGACCTATCAGGAGATCCAGGGGACGGTCGCCCCGTTCGACGACAGGCTGCACGCGCGCGAAGCCCTCGAAACCCTCGGCGCGAAAGGAA
- a CDS encoding cob(I)yrinic acid a,c-diamide adenosyltransferase yields the protein MSIATKTGDKGTTGLMYNRRVPKNHPRVEAYGCVDELNAALGVARATTKASAIQSDLLRIQKDLVTIMGELATTIEDLGRYEKDGHPLVTPELTAKLDGVVRQIEEQDITYRGWATPGATQDAAAVDMARTICRRAERRVCALQEAGELRNPEIIVYLNRLADVLWLMARRIETVAEEPEPGEKGPAGQVA from the coding sequence ATGAGCATCGCAACCAAGACCGGCGACAAAGGCACCACGGGCCTGATGTATAACCGCCGCGTGCCGAAGAACCACCCGCGCGTCGAGGCGTATGGTTGCGTGGACGAACTCAACGCGGCGCTCGGGGTCGCGCGCGCGACGACGAAGGCTTCTGCCATCCAGTCGGACTTGCTTCGCATCCAGAAGGACCTCGTCACCATCATGGGAGAACTGGCGACAACCATCGAGGACCTCGGCCGATACGAGAAAGACGGGCACCCGCTCGTGACGCCGGAACTCACGGCCAAGCTCGACGGGGTCGTCCGGCAGATTGAAGAACAGGACATCACTTACCGCGGCTGGGCGACCCCGGGCGCGACGCAGGATGCTGCGGCCGTCGACATGGCGCGGACCATTTGCCGGCGGGCGGAGCGGCGCGTCTGTGCCTTGCAGGAGGCGGGCGAGTTGCGAAATCCGGAGATCATCGTCTATCTCAATCGCCTTGCTGACGTGTTGTGGTTGATGGCCCGCCGGATCGAGACCGTCGCCGAGGAGCCGGAGCCCGGGGAGAAAGGTCCTGCCGGACAGGTCGCGTGA
- the queA gene encoding tRNA preQ1(34) S-adenosylmethionine ribosyltransferase-isomerase QueA translates to MRTQEFDYDLPPELIAHTPAPRRDASRLIVLDRQHGSIAHRRFVDLLDYVREGDVLVLNNSRVIPARLRAIKPTTGGHVELLLLEESSVNDWWVMMKPAKRVRVGAELQICKRCGTPSPVTAVLRERNNEGHCRIEFRATPNIVGELDELGEVPLPPYIPRGDPRDDNEDRVRYQTVFAGPPGSAAAPTAGLHFTPELLDAARMRGARVRFVTLHVGLGTFAPVKAEDLDDHVMHEERFHLGAETAAELNTAKSRGSRIIACGTTSLRVLETIAASLDGPWREQSGRTRLFVRPPFHFRVVDALLTNFHLPRSSLLVLACAFAAPGGHTGRELVMSAYASAIRGRYRFFSYGDAMLIL, encoded by the coding sequence GTGCGCACGCAGGAGTTCGATTACGATTTGCCCCCCGAGTTGATCGCGCACACGCCCGCGCCACGTCGCGATGCTTCGCGACTCATTGTGTTGGATCGGCAGCATGGCTCGATCGCACACCGGCGCTTTGTGGACTTGCTGGATTACGTGCGCGAGGGCGACGTTCTCGTCTTAAACAATTCGCGCGTGATTCCGGCAAGGTTGCGCGCAATCAAACCGACAACCGGCGGTCACGTGGAACTTCTGCTGCTCGAGGAAAGCTCCGTGAACGACTGGTGGGTGATGATGAAACCCGCCAAGAGAGTGCGCGTCGGAGCCGAATTGCAAATCTGCAAGCGTTGCGGAACTCCGTCGCCCGTCACCGCGGTTTTGCGCGAAAGGAACAACGAGGGCCATTGCCGTATCGAGTTTCGCGCCACACCAAACATCGTCGGAGAGTTGGATGAACTCGGTGAAGTCCCGTTGCCTCCATACATTCCGCGTGGCGACCCGCGCGACGACAACGAGGATCGTGTCCGCTATCAGACAGTCTTCGCCGGCCCGCCGGGATCCGCAGCGGCGCCGACCGCAGGTTTGCATTTCACGCCCGAGTTGCTCGACGCTGCGCGCATGCGAGGCGCGCGAGTCCGTTTTGTCACCTTGCATGTGGGGCTTGGAACATTCGCACCCGTGAAGGCGGAAGACCTCGACGACCACGTGATGCACGAGGAGCGATTTCACCTCGGCGCAGAAACGGCAGCCGAGCTCAACACCGCGAAGAGCCGCGGGAGCCGGATCATCGCTTGCGGGACAACGAGCCTGCGCGTCTTGGAGACCATCGCCGCGAGCCTCGATGGCCCGTGGCGCGAGCAGTCCGGCCGCACGCGCCTCTTTGTCCGGCCGCCATTTCACTTCCGTGTTGTGGACGCGCTGCTCACAAATTTCCACCTCCCTCGCTCGTCACTTCTCGTGCTTGCGTGCGCGTTTGCCGCGCCCGGCGGCCACACCGGGCGAGAACTCGTGATGTCCGCGTATGCGTCGGCCATTCGCGGGCGATACCGGTTTTTCAGCTACGGCGACGCGATGTTGATCTTGTGA
- a CDS encoding DUF1501 domain-containing protein gives MKCDYACGSAEHTIARRQFLGSLAAGAGAVAGGLGAFAAPPVSASLAKNQKRMVVFNMHGGLSQLESWDPKPGTDTGGPFRAIPTSVPGIHISELLPFTAKQMHHLALVRGINTKNDDHGKGTYMMLTGRRQVPGQEFPQIGAVVAKCFDGPHQSLPGHVRITAGGGGRSGDSAYLGPKYASIGLDGSQPPANTTKPDSLSVASLAEQNEFRRVANDHFLSRRRTAMTDAYTQSYEQALELMKQRDVFDLSKEPEKDHERYGKHDFGRHCLMARRLLEKGITFAQVSHSNYDTHNENFNFHFEQMGEFDKPFATFVADLADRGMLDSTLIVVLSEFGRTPRINQYYGRDHWGRAWSVCVGGAGIVRGASVGATNKNGTEVSEREVDCGHLFHTYLRALGLSSKGNFDIAGRQVPMADPAVGPIKELLV, from the coding sequence ATGAAATGTGATTACGCCTGCGGTTCAGCGGAGCACACCATTGCCCGGCGCCAGTTTCTCGGGTCGCTCGCCGCCGGGGCGGGCGCCGTGGCTGGCGGGCTCGGGGCGTTCGCCGCGCCCCCGGTGTCAGCCTCCCTCGCGAAGAACCAGAAGCGGATGGTCGTGTTCAACATGCACGGCGGGCTTTCGCAGCTCGAAAGTTGGGACCCTAAGCCCGGCACGGACACCGGCGGGCCGTTCCGCGCCATCCCGACAAGCGTGCCGGGAATCCACATCAGTGAACTGCTTCCATTCACGGCAAAGCAGATGCACCACCTCGCGCTCGTGCGCGGCATCAACACGAAGAACGACGACCATGGCAAGGGCACATACATGATGCTCACGGGCCGGCGTCAGGTGCCCGGGCAGGAGTTCCCCCAGATTGGCGCGGTGGTGGCGAAGTGCTTTGACGGGCCGCACCAGTCCCTGCCCGGCCACGTGCGCATCACGGCCGGCGGCGGCGGGCGCAGCGGCGACTCCGCGTATCTTGGTCCCAAATACGCCAGCATCGGGCTCGACGGCAGCCAGCCGCCCGCGAACACGACCAAGCCCGACAGCCTGTCCGTGGCGTCGCTCGCGGAGCAGAATGAATTTCGACGCGTTGCGAATGACCACTTCCTTTCGCGCCGGCGCACGGCGATGACCGATGCTTACACGCAGAGTTACGAGCAGGCGCTGGAGTTGATGAAGCAGCGGGACGTGTTTGACCTTTCCAAGGAACCCGAGAAGGACCATGAGCGTTACGGCAAGCACGACTTCGGCCGGCATTGTTTGATGGCGCGGCGGTTGTTGGAGAAGGGCATCACGTTCGCGCAGGTGTCGCACTCGAACTACGACACGCACAACGAGAATTTCAACTTCCACTTCGAGCAGATGGGCGAGTTCGACAAGCCCTTCGCCACGTTCGTGGCGGACCTCGCGGACCGCGGGATGCTCGACAGCACGCTGATCGTCGTGCTGAGCGAGTTCGGCCGCACGCCGCGCATCAACCAGTATTACGGCCGCGACCACTGGGGCCGCGCATGGAGCGTGTGCGTGGGCGGCGCGGGGATCGTGCGCGGCGCATCCGTGGGCGCGACGAACAAGAACGGCACGGAAGTCTCCGAGCGTGAGGTGGACTGCGGGCATCTCTTCCACACTTACCTGCGCGCGCTTGGATTGAGTTCGAAGGGCAATTTCGACATCGCCGGCCGGCAGGTTCCGATGGCCGACCCGGCGGTCGGGCCGATCAAAGAGCTGCTGGTCTGA
- a CDS encoding FAD-binding protein, producing MAQSSETVVSPSVVRELASIVGPANIVTAHDELVVYECDAYTLEKSLPTVVVLPHTTDEVATVLKLCASHNLPVIPRGAGTSLSGTVLAVTGGVMIALTRMNRILDLDVRNRRALVEAGVINARVTQAVQSRGLFYAPDPSSQSACTIGGNVATNSGGPHTLKYGVTTNHVLGFELVLPDGEVVWLGARPGGGEDVEGYDLRGAVIGCEGMFGIVTRVLLRLVRAPQEFKTMLGVFESVDDASQTVSDIIGAGIVPGAMEMMDQMITQAVEAAYHFGFPLDAGAVLIVELDGLSAGLGRQAERVMDLCRRNAAREVRLAKTAEERAELWKCRKRAFGAIGRLSPSFLTQDGVVPRSKLPEMMQFIGETSRRCGLRIPNVFHAGDGNIHPLVLFDERDPEQVRRAVKAGEEILERCIELGGSVSGEHGIGVEKMDMMARQFTADDLDAMRALRRVFDPEGRCNPHKMFPGSKRCADFAPRKQIAA from the coding sequence GTGGCCCAGTCGTCGGAAACAGTGGTTTCGCCTTCCGTCGTCCGTGAACTGGCTTCCATTGTCGGGCCGGCGAACATCGTCACAGCCCACGACGAGCTCGTCGTCTACGAGTGCGACGCCTACACGCTCGAGAAAAGCCTGCCCACCGTCGTCGTGCTGCCGCACACGACGGATGAAGTCGCGACGGTGCTCAAGCTTTGCGCCAGCCACAACCTCCCGGTCATCCCACGCGGCGCAGGCACGAGCTTGAGCGGCACCGTGCTCGCCGTCACCGGCGGCGTGATGATCGCGCTCACGCGGATGAACCGCATCCTCGACCTCGACGTCCGCAACCGCCGCGCACTTGTCGAGGCGGGCGTCATCAACGCGCGAGTCACGCAAGCCGTCCAGTCACGCGGGCTTTTCTACGCGCCGGACCCCTCGTCGCAATCTGCATGCACCATCGGCGGCAACGTGGCCACGAACTCGGGAGGGCCGCACACGTTGAAATACGGCGTGACCACCAACCACGTGCTTGGCTTCGAGTTGGTGCTGCCCGACGGCGAAGTGGTGTGGCTCGGCGCGCGCCCCGGCGGCGGCGAGGATGTGGAGGGCTACGACCTGCGCGGCGCGGTGATCGGCTGCGAGGGGATGTTCGGGATTGTCACGCGCGTGCTGCTCCGGCTCGTCCGCGCGCCGCAGGAATTCAAGACCATGCTCGGCGTGTTCGAGAGCGTGGATGACGCGAGCCAGACGGTGAGCGACATCATCGGCGCGGGCATCGTGCCGGGCGCGATGGAGATGATGGACCAGATGATCACGCAGGCGGTCGAGGCTGCGTATCATTTCGGGTTCCCGCTGGACGCCGGCGCGGTGTTGATCGTCGAGTTGGACGGATTATCCGCGGGACTCGGTCGCCAGGCGGAGCGGGTCATGGACCTGTGCCGCCGGAACGCCGCGCGCGAAGTGCGGCTGGCGAAAACCGCGGAGGAGCGCGCAGAACTGTGGAAGTGCCGCAAGCGCGCGTTTGGCGCCATCGGGCGGTTGAGCCCGAGCTTCCTCACGCAAGACGGCGTGGTGCCGCGATCGAAACTGCCCGAAATGATGCAGTTCATCGGCGAAACGAGCCGGCGGTGCGGACTGCGCATTCCAAACGTCTTCCACGCGGGCGACGGGAACATCCATCCGCTGGTGCTTTTTGACGAGCGGGACCCGGAGCAAGTGCGGCGCGCGGTGAAGGCCGGCGAGGAAATCCTCGAGAGATGCATCGAGTTGGGTGGCAGCGTGAGCGGCGAACACGGCATCGGCGTGGAAAAGATGGACATGATGGCGCGGCAGTTCACGGCGGATGACCTCGACGCAATGCGGGCGCTCCGGCGCGTATTCGACCCGGAGGGCCGGTGCAATCCGCACAAGATGTTTCCCGGCTCCAAGCGCTGCGCGGACTTCGCGCCCCGCAAGCAGATTGCGGCATGA